A section of the Roseivirga sp. BDSF3-8 genome encodes:
- a CDS encoding DNA translocase FtsK 4TM domain-containing protein, with protein MAKNTYKSKSKSPNTRKKQKKERKPYKLNMSFLRDRRLQLTVGMFLIIAGMYLFTAFLSYLFTGKADQSVVEAANETGLRASGLDTENWLGFFGALVSHFFIYKWFGIAAFLTPPFLVILGYRIVFERDIVPLYPAFKVVFFLTFWISLLLGYVVLRSDGLTEWGFLCGGIGYEMALLFDSLTGWGTVLLLVFALLTFVIYFFNITSMLSGKEGHAATANDDDVDNASRAKSSDSNGVSAVSSAADTGDEDDMPGEALEEAKEEFGKDSPFKEDAGYHSAEDDSTEEDALDESASWEIKDKSKPTRTKADVGDLSLEVEEAPLGDKEEDEDDSLGFMVNEPVKEAEANTQENYDPTLDLGAYKYPTPDLLKEYDFGDVRVTKDELEQNKDNIVETLVNFKIGISSIKATIGPTVTLYEIVPEAGVKISKIKNLEDDIALSLAALGIRIIAPIPGKGTIGIEVPNKNREMVSMHSVVTTEKFMNSDKELPVVLGKTISNEVFVTDLAKMPHLLMAGATGQGKSVGLNVLLTSLIYKKHPSQLKFVLVDPKKVELTLFNKIERHYLAMLPNSEEPIITDTKKVIYTLNSLCIEMDNRYDLLKDAGCRNVKEYNNKFIRRRLNPEKGHRFLPYIVLVIDELADLMMTAGKEVETPIARLAQLARAIGIHLVVATQRPSVNVITGIIKANFPARLSFRVTSKVDSRTILDSGGAEQLVGMGDMLLSMGSDTIRLQCAFVDTPEVESICEWVGSQRGYESAYYLPEFSGDEETAPGEVDLSERDDMFEDAARLIVRHQQGSTSLIQRKLKLGYNRAGRLIDQLEAAGIVGPFEGSKAREVLVQDEYSLEQLLNSLDNS; from the coding sequence ATGGCAAAAAACACTTATAAATCTAAGTCTAAGAGCCCTAATACCCGCAAAAAGCAGAAAAAGGAAAGAAAGCCCTATAAGCTGAATATGTCCTTTTTGCGCGACAGGCGACTGCAACTTACGGTAGGGATGTTCCTCATTATAGCCGGTATGTATTTATTTACCGCCTTTCTGAGCTACCTCTTTACCGGCAAGGCAGACCAAAGCGTGGTGGAGGCGGCCAACGAGACAGGTCTAAGAGCCTCCGGGTTGGATACAGAAAACTGGCTGGGCTTTTTCGGAGCCCTTGTCAGCCACTTTTTTATTTACAAGTGGTTTGGCATAGCAGCATTTCTCACACCTCCTTTTCTGGTTATCCTTGGGTATCGTATTGTCTTTGAGAGGGATATAGTGCCTTTGTATCCGGCATTTAAAGTTGTTTTCTTCCTTACCTTCTGGATAAGCTTATTGCTGGGGTATGTTGTGCTCAGGTCCGACGGGCTTACAGAGTGGGGCTTTCTTTGCGGAGGAATAGGGTATGAGATGGCTTTGCTTTTTGACAGCCTCACCGGCTGGGGCACCGTACTGCTATTAGTATTTGCGCTCCTTACTTTTGTTATCTACTTTTTCAATATCACCTCCATGCTATCTGGTAAGGAAGGTCATGCCGCAACTGCAAATGATGACGATGTTGATAATGCCTCCAGGGCTAAATCTTCTGATAGCAATGGGGTAAGCGCTGTGAGTTCTGCCGCTGATACCGGTGATGAAGATGATATGCCCGGAGAGGCCCTGGAAGAAGCAAAAGAAGAGTTCGGTAAAGACAGCCCTTTTAAGGAAGACGCAGGCTACCATAGTGCAGAGGATGATTCCACAGAAGAAGACGCTCTTGACGAATCTGCTTCCTGGGAAATAAAGGACAAATCTAAACCTACCCGGACAAAAGCCGATGTGGGTGACCTATCTCTTGAGGTAGAGGAAGCACCACTTGGGGATAAGGAAGAAGATGAGGATGACAGCCTCGGCTTTATGGTCAATGAGCCCGTGAAAGAGGCTGAAGCGAACACCCAGGAAAACTATGATCCTACGCTGGACCTTGGTGCCTATAAATACCCTACTCCGGATCTGCTCAAGGAATATGACTTTGGTGATGTCCGAGTGACCAAAGATGAGCTGGAGCAAAACAAGGACAACATTGTAGAGACCCTCGTCAATTTCAAAATCGGGATCTCCTCTATTAAAGCTACGATCGGACCTACCGTAACCCTATATGAAATAGTACCGGAAGCAGGAGTAAAAATCAGTAAGATCAAGAACCTGGAGGATGACATCGCCCTCAGCCTCGCGGCCCTTGGTATACGTATCATCGCCCCTATACCCGGTAAAGGAACTATTGGTATAGAAGTGCCTAATAAGAACCGGGAAATGGTAAGTATGCACTCCGTAGTCACCACTGAAAAGTTCATGAATAGTGACAAGGAACTGCCTGTGGTGCTCGGAAAGACCATTTCAAATGAGGTTTTTGTTACCGACCTGGCTAAGATGCCCCACCTGCTTATGGCCGGTGCCACGGGACAGGGTAAGTCAGTAGGACTGAACGTACTCCTCACCAGTCTTATCTACAAAAAGCACCCCAGCCAGCTCAAGTTTGTGCTGGTAGACCCTAAGAAAGTAGAGCTGACGCTGTTTAATAAGATAGAAAGGCACTACCTGGCAATGCTACCTAACAGTGAGGAGCCAATCATTACAGATACTAAGAAGGTAATTTATACCCTAAATTCCCTGTGTATTGAGATGGATAACCGGTATGATCTGCTTAAGGATGCCGGCTGCCGGAATGTAAAAGAGTACAATAATAAATTTATCAGGCGCAGACTTAATCCTGAGAAAGGCCACCGTTTCCTGCCTTATATAGTACTAGTAATTGATGAACTTGCTGACCTAATGATGACGGCAGGGAAAGAAGTGGAGACCCCCATTGCCAGGTTGGCTCAGCTTGCCAGGGCCATCGGTATTCACCTGGTGGTAGCCACTCAGCGTCCTTCGGTAAACGTTATTACGGGTATTATAAAGGCCAACTTTCCTGCCAGGCTCTCCTTCCGTGTGACAAGTAAGGTGGATTCACGAACCATCTTGGATAGTGGAGGAGCCGAACAGCTTGTGGGTATGGGAGATATGCTTCTCAGCATGGGGTCAGATACCATCCGTTTGCAGTGTGCTTTTGTAGATACACCGGAGGTGGAATCTATTTGTGAATGGGTGGGAAGCCAGCGCGGTTACGAATCGGCATACTATTTGCCTGAGTTTTCGGGAGACGAGGAAACAGCCCCCGGGGAAGTGGATCTTTCGGAACGCGACGACATGTTTGAAGACGCAGCCCGCCTGATCGTAAGGCACCAGCAGGGTAGTACCTCACTTATCCAGCGAAAATTGAAGCTGGGCTATAACCGTGCGGGTCGCTTAATAGACCAACTGGAAGCTGCAGGAATCGTAGGACCCTTTGAGGGAAGCAAGGCCAGGGAAGTTTTAGTGCAGGACGAGTATAGTTTGGAACAATTATTGAACAGTCTGGATAATAGTTAA